In Dromaius novaehollandiae isolate bDroNov1 chromosome 14, bDroNov1.hap1, whole genome shotgun sequence, a genomic segment contains:
- the PPL gene encoding periplakin isoform X2 translates to MHSLFRKRNKGKYSPAAQKSISSKELTELIERLQKNADQVEKNIVETDSRMQSDLHKIKACQLAQYKDLTAQKLSESDKLLYVLDGDAAIAKHMKHPQGEMITEDIRQLKERVANLRVKHGQIYNFSLQQVEPQVNWSTVIEEKQDMLSSKGFGTDLPLVNSQVEEHNIFHNEVMAISPHIAKEGGKDHTSDLQIKYQKLLAGSQQRQQDLNSLQDYMQRCTNKLYWLDQQAKDRTHYDWSDHNLDYPSRRRQYENFIHRKLEEKEEAINKLHADGDQLLAQNHPGKNAIEAHIEAVHADWKEYLNFLICEESHLKFMEDFHKFQKDTKDAQELLKKVDTDLDQKFSPEFKDRYQLESLLRELDDQEKALDKYDAVVKSLQERSQHVLPLRHRRETPLQPIAVEALCEYEGEQGQITRGARYTLQKNSGDIWDVTDSSGHKISAPGVCFMIPPADPEAVALADNIANQYMNVKEKTTNCKNILQQRYEGLKADSIGDAASVQGRQLLAGLEKVNSDLDKQEKAITANLRPPLEQSRAVQDSTERSKELKNITNEVRRIEPDKIRKIQECEVFIESVPNTGSATLVKKKVEDTSNKYDRVVQLLNAAQEKVEVATHLERSLQQGRDLLSTYENKLVVDDTVPEDLRVVDRKKEELLAMGSELQSKRFLLSEAEQNLLKTKTCSNTLASKFQEHCPDIERQEAELYKLNQRFNNLSKQIDHRTQTLQKARSAYSNYRTNYDRINQFLCNIPNYEPQETDNIQQVEVKLKNQAALLSDIASKEQEVQKVSTTAQQYQQAVKDYELEAEKLRSILDLENGRNGYMSKKPRLQSPAAKVKEQEAVLAAKFTEVNAVNKQRLQNLEFAQNLLRQQPEVQVMQDFVQTKKSVRPLEEVWKLKKELEDETQRRQQLEAEIKAIQNNIVHLQNQKPQETVVKKELLKKVPDPQLDESFHKMQQNLAEEQRKNQVLQDELEALKLRLRVLEHEKREGGQEYIVKEVLRIEQDKAQADEILKLKEELEELRRQEGTRENEVILLRQQIAVLSSEKNKEQEKVTEKEVLKLQNDPQLEMEFQILQETMQRESALRQKQEEELCFLQEKLKRLEKERAIAEGKITVKEVLKVEKDLAIEREVNELRRQYEDEKSKGRSNEREKAELLRKIQLLEEENAKVVVQEKVREIVRPDPKAENEVANLRLELVEQERRCRGGDEQLKTCQTELAALKNRGPLVEVKEVIKEVIKYKNDPETEKELQRLREEIIDRTGAIERADLEIYQLKQEIQALKETKPQVHMKEVVQEILQFREDPKTREEVESLRIQLAEEQMKHIDLERERLLQEEKIRQKEEELSQVKEKVVQQEVVKYEQDPALKAEVNSFSQSIESELKQIDCLREELRKLQRRRSELERQLEELEKERQARREAELEVQRLRIRLNELEEQERETTERVTVKQKVILQQDPQQEKEHSLLRLELEEEKHRRQVLQTELEALRKKLLSLEKMEVKEKVVFSESVQVDKGDTEYEIQKLKSTLEEESRRKRELDADINRLETRLSEVEFNNSKSSKELDLLREENHKLHLEKQNLLMETRRLQSEIELTATEARDLRNMTHADSGINLDSRFQALERELDDLKQLSREKDAEIEQLQNRLKTVAIKREQRENHLRRSIVVIDPDTGKEMSPEEAHRLGLIEWSLFVKLKSQECDWEEISIKGPNGESSVILDRKSGREFSIEDALKSGRLTMAQYDSYLNKEMSIQELAVLVSGSNYTALPPL, encoded by the exons CATCTCCAGCAAAGAGCTGACCGAGCTCATCGAACGCCTGCAGAAAAATGCGGACCAAGTGGAGAAAAACATTGTGGAGACTGACTCCCGAATGCAGAGC GACTTGCACAAGATCAAGGCCTGCCAGCTGGCTCAGTACAAAGACCTCACAGCTCAGAAACTCTCCGAGTCGGACAAGCTGCTCTATGTGCTGGATGGGGATGCTGCAATTGCCAAGCACATGAAGCACCCCCAGGGTGAAATGATCACCGAAGA CATCCGGCAGCTGAAGGAACGAGTGGCAAACTTGCGTGTGAAACATGGCCAGATCTACAACTTCTCCCTGCAGCAGGTTGAGCCCCAGGTCAACTGGTCGACAGTGATCGAGGAGAAACAG GACATGCTGAGCAGCAAGGGCTTCGGGACTGACCTGCCGCTGGTCAATAGCCAAGTGGAGGAGCACAACATCTTCCACAACGAGGTGATGGCCATCAGCCCACACATCGCCAAGGAAGGCGGCAAG GACCACACAAGCGACCTCCAAATCAAGTACCAGAAACTGCTG GCTGGCTcccagcagcggcagcaggaTTTGAACTCCCTGCAGGACTACATGCAGCGCTGCACAAACAAGCTCTACTGGCTGGATCAGCAGGCGAAGGACAGGACGCATTATGACTGGAGTGACCACAACCTGGACTACCCCAGCCGGCGCCGCCAGTACGAG AACTTCATCCACCGGAAActagaagagaaagaggaagccaTCAACAAGCTGCACGCGGATGGAGACCAGCTGCTTGCCCAGAATCACCCTGGGAAGAATGCCATCGAG GCTCACATAGAGGCAGTCCACGCGGACTGGAAGGAGTACCTCAACTTCCTGATCTGCGAGGAGAGCCATCTGAAGTTCATGGAGGACTTCCACAAG ttcCAGAAAGACACTAAGGATGCCCAGGAGCTCTTGAAGAAGGTAGATACAGACTTGGACCAAAAATTCAGCCCGGAGTTCAAGGATAGATACCAGCTCGAGTCTCTCCTCAGGGAGCTGGAC GACCAGGAGAAGGCCTTGGATAAGTACGATGCCGTGGTGAAGTCCCTGCAGGAGCGCAGCCAGCACGTTCTCCCGCTGAGGCACCGCCGGGAGACGCCGCTGCAGCCCATTGCCGTGGAGGCTCTCTGCGAGTATGAAGGCGAGCAG GGCCAGATAACCCGAGGAGCCCGCTACACCCTGCAGAagaacagtggagacatttgggATGTGACAGATAGCTCGGGACACAAAATCAGCGCCCCTGGAGTCTGCTTCATGATCCCCCCCGCTGACCCCGAAGCGGTAGCGCTCGCTGACAA CATTGCCAACCAGTATATGAACGTGAAGGAGAAGACTACCAACTGCAAGAACATCCTCCAGCAGCGCTACGAGGGGCTAAAGGCAGACAGCATCGGAG ATGCAGCATCAGTTCAGGGGCGCCAGCTTCTGGCAGGGCTGGAGAAAGTGAATAGTGACCTGgacaagcaggaaaaagcaaTAACAGCAAATCTTCGTCCCCCACTGGAGCAGAGTCGGGCTGTGCAGGACAGCACTGAGCGCTCCAAGGAGCTGAAG AACATCACCAATGAGGTCCGCCGCATTGAACCAGACAAAATAAGGAAGATCCAGGAGTGCGAGGTCTTCATTGAATCTGTGCCGAACACTGGCAGCGCCACCTTGGTCAAAAAGAAGGTGGAGGACACCAGCAACAAGTATGACCGTGTAGTCCAGCTGCTCAACGCTGCCCAAGAAAA AGTTGAGGTGGCCACACACCTCGAGAGGAGCCTCCAACAAGGCCGAGACCTGCTGTCTACATATGAGAACAAACTGGTCGTAGATGATACTGTACCAGAAGATTTGCGGGTTGTAGATCGTAAGAAAGAAGAGCTATTG GCCATGGGTTCCGAACTCCAATCCAAAAGGTTCTTGCTCAGTGAAGCAGAACAGAACTTGCTAAAAACGAAGACATGCTCCAACACCCTGGCTAGCAAGTTCCAAGAGCACTGCCCTGACATCGAGCGGCAGGAAGCTGAGCTCTACAAACTCAACCAGCGCTTCAATAACCTCAGCAAGCAAATTGACCACAG AACTCAAACCCTGCAGAAAGCAAGAAGTGCCTATTCCAACTACCGCACAAACTATGACAGAATCAACCAGTTCCTTTGCAACATACCTAACTATGAGCCGCAGGAGACAGATAACATTCAGCAAGTTGAAGTGAAGCTGAAGAACCAAGCG GCACTCCTAAGTGACATCGCAAGCAAGGAACAGGAGGTGCAGAAAGTCTCCACCACAGCTCAGCAATACCAGCAGGCAGTGAAG GACTATGAGTTAGAAGCTGAGAAGCTACGGTCCATCCTTGACCTCGAGAACGGACGGAATGGGTACATGAGCAAGAAGCCCAGACTCCAATCTCCAGCTGCTAAAGTGAAAGAGCAG gaAGCTGTTCTAGCAGCCAAGTTCACTGAAGTGAATGCTGTTAATAAACAGAGGCTGCAGAATCTAGAATTTGCTCAGAACCTCCTGCGGCAG cagccagaggttCAAGTGATGCAAGACTTTGTCCAGACCAAAAAATCCGTAAGGCCTCTGGAAGAAGTCTGGAAGCTGAAGAAAGAGCTTGAGGATGAGACCCAGCGTCGGCAGCAGCTAGAAGCAGAGATCAAAGCCATTCAGAACAACATTGTCCACCTGCAAAATCAGAAGCCCCAAGAAACTGTAGTTAAGAAAGAACTGCTGAAAAAAGTGCCTGACCCTCAACTGGATGAGAGCTTCCACAAAATGCAGCAAAATCTAGCAGAAGAGCAGCGCAAAAACCAGGTGCTCCAGGATGAGCTGGAGGCCCTGAAACTTAGGCTGCGTGTTTTGGAGCacgagaagagggaaggaggacagGAGTATATTGTGAAAGAGGTGCTACGTATTGAACAAGATAAGGCTCAAGCTGATGAAATCCTGAAGCTCAAGGAAGAACTGGAAGAGCTTAGGAGGCAGGAAGGCACTAGAGAGAACGAAGTCATCCTTCTACGCCAACAAATTGCTGTGCTCTCCAGCGAGAAGAACAAAGAGCAGGAGAAGGTAACAGAGAAGGAGGTGCTGAAGCTGCAGAATGATCCACAGCTGGAGATGGAATTCCAGATATTGCAAGAGACCATGCAGAGGGAGAGTGCCCTTAGACAGAAGCAAGAGGAAGAGCTCTGCTTCCTCCAGGAGAAGCTCAAACGTCTTGAAAAGGAACGGGCCATCGCTGAGGGCAAAATTACTGTCAAGGAGGTGCTAAAGGTGGAGAAAGACTTGGCAATTGAGAGAGAGGTGAATGAGCTTCGGCGCCAGTACGAAGATGAGAAATCCAAGGGTCGTTCCAATGAGCGGGAAAAGGCTGAGCTGCTCAGGAAGATCCAGCTGCTAGAGGAGGAGAATGCCAAGGTGGTTGTCCAGGAGAAAGTGCGTGAGATTGTGCGCCCAGATCCTAAGGCTGAAAATGAAGTTGCCAACCTTCGTTTGGAGCTGGTAGAGCAGGAGAGAAGATGCCGGGGTGGTGATGAACAACTGAAGACCTGCCAGACTGAGCTGGCTGCTCTGAAAAACAGAGGGCCACTGGTAGAAGTCAAAGAAGTCATTAAGGAGGTCATTAAGTACAAGAATGATCCCGAAACTGAAAAGGAGCTACAGCGACTTCGGGAGGAAATCATAGACAGGACAGGAGCAATTGAAAGAGCTGACTTGGAGATCTACCAGCTGAAACAAGAGATACAAGCCTTGAAAGAAACCAAGCCTCAAGTGCATATGAAGGAAGTTGTTCAAGAAATTCTGCAGTTTCGGGAAGACCCCAAGACTAGAGAGGAGGTAGAGTCTCTGAGAATTCAGCTAGCAGAGGAACAGATGAAACACATTGACCTAGAGAGGGAGCGGCTACTCCAAGAAGAGAAAATTAGACAGAAGGAGGAGGAACTTTCCCAGGTGAAGGAGAAGGTGGTCCAACAGGAAGTAGTGAAGTATGAGCAAGATCCTGCCTTGAAAGCTGAAGTCAACTCCTTCTCTCAGAGCATTGAGAGCGAACTGAAGCAAATTGACTGCCTCCGTGAAGAACTCCGCAAGCTGCAGAGGCGGCGATCTGAATTAGAACGTCAGCTGGAAGAACTTGAGAAAGAGAGACAGGCACGCAGAGAGGCTGAACTGGAGGTGCAGAGGCTGAGGATTAGGTTGAATGAGTTAGAAGAACAGGAAAGGGAAACAACAGAAAGAGTGACTGTGAAACAGAAAGTGATCCTGCAGCAAGATCCTCAGCAAGAGAAGGAACACTCCCTCCTCAGGctggagctggaagaagagaagCACCGGAGACAAGTCTTGCAAACTGAACTGGAAGCCCTGAGAAAGAAGCTTCTTTCTTTGGAGAAGATGGAAGTCAAAGAGAAAGTGGTCTTTTCAGAGAGCGTCCAAGTGGACAAAGGAGACACAGAGTATGAGATTCAAAAGCTGAAGAGCACTCTGGAGGAGGAGAGTAGGCGTAAGAGGGAGCTGGATGCAGATATCAACCGGCTTGAAACCAGGTTGTCCGAGGTGGAGTTCAACAACTCTAAGTCATCAAAGGAGTTAGACTTATTAAGAGAGGAAAACCACAAACTACACCTTGAAAAACAGAACCTGCTGATGGAAACAAGGAGGCTGCAGTCAGAGATTGAACTCACAGCAACAGAAGCTCGAGATCTGAGAAACATGACCCATGCGGACAGTGGAATAAACCTGGACTCCAGATTCCAAGCTTTGGAAAGGGAGTTAGATGATCTGAAGCAGTTATCTAGAGAAAAGGATGCAGAGATTGAGCAACTCCAAAATCGCCTCAAGACAGTGGCTATCAAGAGGGAACAAAGAGAGAACCACCTGAGGCGCTCTATCGTGGTCATTGACCCCGACACAGGCAAGGAGATGTCTCCAGAGGAAGCTCATAGGCTTGGCCTCATTGAGTGGAGCCTATTTGTCAAACTGAAGAGCCAGGAATGTGATTGGGAAGAGATCTCAATAAAGGGTCCCAATGGGGAATCGTCCGTGATCCTTGACAGGAAGTCTGGTAGAGAGTTCTCAATTGAGGATGCCTTGAAGAGCGGAAGGCTAACCATGGCTCAATATGACAGTTACCTCAACAAGGAGATGTCAATCCAGGAGTTGGCAGTCTTGGTGTCCGGAAGTAATTACACAGCGCTCCCTCCACTTTAG
- the PPL gene encoding periplakin isoform X1, with protein MHSLFRKRNKGKYSPAAQKSISSKELTELIERLQKNADQVEKNIVETDSRMQSDLHKIKACQLAQYKDLTAQKLSESDKLLYVLDGDAAIAKHMKHPQGEMITEDIRQLKERVANLRVKHGQIYNFSLQQVEPQVNWSTVIEEKQDMLSSKGFGTDLPLVNSQVEEHNIFHNEVMAISPHIAKEGGKDHTSDLQIKYQKLLAGSQQRQQDLNSLQDYMQRCTNKLYWLDQQAKDRTHYDWSDHNLDYPSRRRQYENFIHRKLEEKEEAINKLHADGDQLLAQNHPGKNAIEAHIEAVHADWKEYLNFLICEESHLKFMEDFHKFQKDTKDAQELLKKVDTDLDQKFSPEFKDRYQLESLLRELDDQEKALDKYDAVVKSLQERSQHVLPLRHRRETPLQPIAVEALCEYEGEQGQITRGARYTLQKNSGDIWDVTDSSGHKISAPGVCFMIPPADPEAVALADNIANQYMNVKEKTTNCKNILQQRYEGLKADSIGDAASVQGRQLLAGLEKVNSDLDKQEKAITANLRPPLEQSRAVQDSTERSKELKNITNEVRRIEPDKIRKIQECEVFIESVPNTGSATLVKKKVEDTSNKYDRVVQLLNAAQEKVEVATHLERSLQQGRDLLSTYENKLVVDDTVPEDLRVVDRKKEELLAMGSELQSKRFLLSEAEQNLLKTKTCSNTLASKFQEHCPDIERQEAELYKLNQRFNNLSKQIDHRTQTLQKARSAYSNYRTNYDRINQFLCNIPNYEPQETDNIQQVEVKLKNQAALLSDIASKEQEVQKVSTTAQQYQQAVKDYELEAEKLRSILDLENGRNGYMSKKPRLQSPAAKVKEQEAVLAAKFTEVNAVNKQRLQNLEFAQNLLRQQQPEVQVMQDFVQTKKSVRPLEEVWKLKKELEDETQRRQQLEAEIKAIQNNIVHLQNQKPQETVVKKELLKKVPDPQLDESFHKMQQNLAEEQRKNQVLQDELEALKLRLRVLEHEKREGGQEYIVKEVLRIEQDKAQADEILKLKEELEELRRQEGTRENEVILLRQQIAVLSSEKNKEQEKVTEKEVLKLQNDPQLEMEFQILQETMQRESALRQKQEEELCFLQEKLKRLEKERAIAEGKITVKEVLKVEKDLAIEREVNELRRQYEDEKSKGRSNEREKAELLRKIQLLEEENAKVVVQEKVREIVRPDPKAENEVANLRLELVEQERRCRGGDEQLKTCQTELAALKNRGPLVEVKEVIKEVIKYKNDPETEKELQRLREEIIDRTGAIERADLEIYQLKQEIQALKETKPQVHMKEVVQEILQFREDPKTREEVESLRIQLAEEQMKHIDLERERLLQEEKIRQKEEELSQVKEKVVQQEVVKYEQDPALKAEVNSFSQSIESELKQIDCLREELRKLQRRRSELERQLEELEKERQARREAELEVQRLRIRLNELEEQERETTERVTVKQKVILQQDPQQEKEHSLLRLELEEEKHRRQVLQTELEALRKKLLSLEKMEVKEKVVFSESVQVDKGDTEYEIQKLKSTLEEESRRKRELDADINRLETRLSEVEFNNSKSSKELDLLREENHKLHLEKQNLLMETRRLQSEIELTATEARDLRNMTHADSGINLDSRFQALERELDDLKQLSREKDAEIEQLQNRLKTVAIKREQRENHLRRSIVVIDPDTGKEMSPEEAHRLGLIEWSLFVKLKSQECDWEEISIKGPNGESSVILDRKSGREFSIEDALKSGRLTMAQYDSYLNKEMSIQELAVLVSGSNYTALPPL; from the exons CATCTCCAGCAAAGAGCTGACCGAGCTCATCGAACGCCTGCAGAAAAATGCGGACCAAGTGGAGAAAAACATTGTGGAGACTGACTCCCGAATGCAGAGC GACTTGCACAAGATCAAGGCCTGCCAGCTGGCTCAGTACAAAGACCTCACAGCTCAGAAACTCTCCGAGTCGGACAAGCTGCTCTATGTGCTGGATGGGGATGCTGCAATTGCCAAGCACATGAAGCACCCCCAGGGTGAAATGATCACCGAAGA CATCCGGCAGCTGAAGGAACGAGTGGCAAACTTGCGTGTGAAACATGGCCAGATCTACAACTTCTCCCTGCAGCAGGTTGAGCCCCAGGTCAACTGGTCGACAGTGATCGAGGAGAAACAG GACATGCTGAGCAGCAAGGGCTTCGGGACTGACCTGCCGCTGGTCAATAGCCAAGTGGAGGAGCACAACATCTTCCACAACGAGGTGATGGCCATCAGCCCACACATCGCCAAGGAAGGCGGCAAG GACCACACAAGCGACCTCCAAATCAAGTACCAGAAACTGCTG GCTGGCTcccagcagcggcagcaggaTTTGAACTCCCTGCAGGACTACATGCAGCGCTGCACAAACAAGCTCTACTGGCTGGATCAGCAGGCGAAGGACAGGACGCATTATGACTGGAGTGACCACAACCTGGACTACCCCAGCCGGCGCCGCCAGTACGAG AACTTCATCCACCGGAAActagaagagaaagaggaagccaTCAACAAGCTGCACGCGGATGGAGACCAGCTGCTTGCCCAGAATCACCCTGGGAAGAATGCCATCGAG GCTCACATAGAGGCAGTCCACGCGGACTGGAAGGAGTACCTCAACTTCCTGATCTGCGAGGAGAGCCATCTGAAGTTCATGGAGGACTTCCACAAG ttcCAGAAAGACACTAAGGATGCCCAGGAGCTCTTGAAGAAGGTAGATACAGACTTGGACCAAAAATTCAGCCCGGAGTTCAAGGATAGATACCAGCTCGAGTCTCTCCTCAGGGAGCTGGAC GACCAGGAGAAGGCCTTGGATAAGTACGATGCCGTGGTGAAGTCCCTGCAGGAGCGCAGCCAGCACGTTCTCCCGCTGAGGCACCGCCGGGAGACGCCGCTGCAGCCCATTGCCGTGGAGGCTCTCTGCGAGTATGAAGGCGAGCAG GGCCAGATAACCCGAGGAGCCCGCTACACCCTGCAGAagaacagtggagacatttgggATGTGACAGATAGCTCGGGACACAAAATCAGCGCCCCTGGAGTCTGCTTCATGATCCCCCCCGCTGACCCCGAAGCGGTAGCGCTCGCTGACAA CATTGCCAACCAGTATATGAACGTGAAGGAGAAGACTACCAACTGCAAGAACATCCTCCAGCAGCGCTACGAGGGGCTAAAGGCAGACAGCATCGGAG ATGCAGCATCAGTTCAGGGGCGCCAGCTTCTGGCAGGGCTGGAGAAAGTGAATAGTGACCTGgacaagcaggaaaaagcaaTAACAGCAAATCTTCGTCCCCCACTGGAGCAGAGTCGGGCTGTGCAGGACAGCACTGAGCGCTCCAAGGAGCTGAAG AACATCACCAATGAGGTCCGCCGCATTGAACCAGACAAAATAAGGAAGATCCAGGAGTGCGAGGTCTTCATTGAATCTGTGCCGAACACTGGCAGCGCCACCTTGGTCAAAAAGAAGGTGGAGGACACCAGCAACAAGTATGACCGTGTAGTCCAGCTGCTCAACGCTGCCCAAGAAAA AGTTGAGGTGGCCACACACCTCGAGAGGAGCCTCCAACAAGGCCGAGACCTGCTGTCTACATATGAGAACAAACTGGTCGTAGATGATACTGTACCAGAAGATTTGCGGGTTGTAGATCGTAAGAAAGAAGAGCTATTG GCCATGGGTTCCGAACTCCAATCCAAAAGGTTCTTGCTCAGTGAAGCAGAACAGAACTTGCTAAAAACGAAGACATGCTCCAACACCCTGGCTAGCAAGTTCCAAGAGCACTGCCCTGACATCGAGCGGCAGGAAGCTGAGCTCTACAAACTCAACCAGCGCTTCAATAACCTCAGCAAGCAAATTGACCACAG AACTCAAACCCTGCAGAAAGCAAGAAGTGCCTATTCCAACTACCGCACAAACTATGACAGAATCAACCAGTTCCTTTGCAACATACCTAACTATGAGCCGCAGGAGACAGATAACATTCAGCAAGTTGAAGTGAAGCTGAAGAACCAAGCG GCACTCCTAAGTGACATCGCAAGCAAGGAACAGGAGGTGCAGAAAGTCTCCACCACAGCTCAGCAATACCAGCAGGCAGTGAAG GACTATGAGTTAGAAGCTGAGAAGCTACGGTCCATCCTTGACCTCGAGAACGGACGGAATGGGTACATGAGCAAGAAGCCCAGACTCCAATCTCCAGCTGCTAAAGTGAAAGAGCAG gaAGCTGTTCTAGCAGCCAAGTTCACTGAAGTGAATGCTGTTAATAAACAGAGGCTGCAGAATCTAGAATTTGCTCAGAACCTCCTGCGGCAG cagcagccagaggttCAAGTGATGCAAGACTTTGTCCAGACCAAAAAATCCGTAAGGCCTCTGGAAGAAGTCTGGAAGCTGAAGAAAGAGCTTGAGGATGAGACCCAGCGTCGGCAGCAGCTAGAAGCAGAGATCAAAGCCATTCAGAACAACATTGTCCACCTGCAAAATCAGAAGCCCCAAGAAACTGTAGTTAAGAAAGAACTGCTGAAAAAAGTGCCTGACCCTCAACTGGATGAGAGCTTCCACAAAATGCAGCAAAATCTAGCAGAAGAGCAGCGCAAAAACCAGGTGCTCCAGGATGAGCTGGAGGCCCTGAAACTTAGGCTGCGTGTTTTGGAGCacgagaagagggaaggaggacagGAGTATATTGTGAAAGAGGTGCTACGTATTGAACAAGATAAGGCTCAAGCTGATGAAATCCTGAAGCTCAAGGAAGAACTGGAAGAGCTTAGGAGGCAGGAAGGCACTAGAGAGAACGAAGTCATCCTTCTACGCCAACAAATTGCTGTGCTCTCCAGCGAGAAGAACAAAGAGCAGGAGAAGGTAACAGAGAAGGAGGTGCTGAAGCTGCAGAATGATCCACAGCTGGAGATGGAATTCCAGATATTGCAAGAGACCATGCAGAGGGAGAGTGCCCTTAGACAGAAGCAAGAGGAAGAGCTCTGCTTCCTCCAGGAGAAGCTCAAACGTCTTGAAAAGGAACGGGCCATCGCTGAGGGCAAAATTACTGTCAAGGAGGTGCTAAAGGTGGAGAAAGACTTGGCAATTGAGAGAGAGGTGAATGAGCTTCGGCGCCAGTACGAAGATGAGAAATCCAAGGGTCGTTCCAATGAGCGGGAAAAGGCTGAGCTGCTCAGGAAGATCCAGCTGCTAGAGGAGGAGAATGCCAAGGTGGTTGTCCAGGAGAAAGTGCGTGAGATTGTGCGCCCAGATCCTAAGGCTGAAAATGAAGTTGCCAACCTTCGTTTGGAGCTGGTAGAGCAGGAGAGAAGATGCCGGGGTGGTGATGAACAACTGAAGACCTGCCAGACTGAGCTGGCTGCTCTGAAAAACAGAGGGCCACTGGTAGAAGTCAAAGAAGTCATTAAGGAGGTCATTAAGTACAAGAATGATCCCGAAACTGAAAAGGAGCTACAGCGACTTCGGGAGGAAATCATAGACAGGACAGGAGCAATTGAAAGAGCTGACTTGGAGATCTACCAGCTGAAACAAGAGATACAAGCCTTGAAAGAAACCAAGCCTCAAGTGCATATGAAGGAAGTTGTTCAAGAAATTCTGCAGTTTCGGGAAGACCCCAAGACTAGAGAGGAGGTAGAGTCTCTGAGAATTCAGCTAGCAGAGGAACAGATGAAACACATTGACCTAGAGAGGGAGCGGCTACTCCAAGAAGAGAAAATTAGACAGAAGGAGGAGGAACTTTCCCAGGTGAAGGAGAAGGTGGTCCAACAGGAAGTAGTGAAGTATGAGCAAGATCCTGCCTTGAAAGCTGAAGTCAACTCCTTCTCTCAGAGCATTGAGAGCGAACTGAAGCAAATTGACTGCCTCCGTGAAGAACTCCGCAAGCTGCAGAGGCGGCGATCTGAATTAGAACGTCAGCTGGAAGAACTTGAGAAAGAGAGACAGGCACGCAGAGAGGCTGAACTGGAGGTGCAGAGGCTGAGGATTAGGTTGAATGAGTTAGAAGAACAGGAAAGGGAAACAACAGAAAGAGTGACTGTGAAACAGAAAGTGATCCTGCAGCAAGATCCTCAGCAAGAGAAGGAACACTCCCTCCTCAGGctggagctggaagaagagaagCACCGGAGACAAGTCTTGCAAACTGAACTGGAAGCCCTGAGAAAGAAGCTTCTTTCTTTGGAGAAGATGGAAGTCAAAGAGAAAGTGGTCTTTTCAGAGAGCGTCCAAGTGGACAAAGGAGACACAGAGTATGAGATTCAAAAGCTGAAGAGCACTCTGGAGGAGGAGAGTAGGCGTAAGAGGGAGCTGGATGCAGATATCAACCGGCTTGAAACCAGGTTGTCCGAGGTGGAGTTCAACAACTCTAAGTCATCAAAGGAGTTAGACTTATTAAGAGAGGAAAACCACAAACTACACCTTGAAAAACAGAACCTGCTGATGGAAACAAGGAGGCTGCAGTCAGAGATTGAACTCACAGCAACAGAAGCTCGAGATCTGAGAAACATGACCCATGCGGACAGTGGAATAAACCTGGACTCCAGATTCCAAGCTTTGGAAAGGGAGTTAGATGATCTGAAGCAGTTATCTAGAGAAAAGGATGCAGAGATTGAGCAACTCCAAAATCGCCTCAAGACAGTGGCTATCAAGAGGGAACAAAGAGAGAACCACCTGAGGCGCTCTATCGTGGTCATTGACCCCGACACAGGCAAGGAGATGTCTCCAGAGGAAGCTCATAGGCTTGGCCTCATTGAGTGGAGCCTATTTGTCAAACTGAAGAGCCAGGAATGTGATTGGGAAGAGATCTCAATAAAGGGTCCCAATGGGGAATCGTCCGTGATCCTTGACAGGAAGTCTGGTAGAGAGTTCTCAATTGAGGATGCCTTGAAGAGCGGAAGGCTAACCATGGCTCAATATGACAGTTACCTCAACAAGGAGATGTCAATCCAGGAGTTGGCAGTCTTGGTGTCCGGAAGTAATTACACAGCGCTCCCTCCACTTTAG